A window of Nicotiana tabacum cultivar K326 chromosome 24, ASM71507v2, whole genome shotgun sequence contains these coding sequences:
- the LOC107766451 gene encoding uncharacterized protein LOC107766451 isoform X2 — MEIHGEDQRLKEEEEEMIEESSDDCTSSSEDEGTDDYRRGGYHAVRIGDAFKGGRYVVQSKLGWGHFSTVWLAWDTLMSQFVALKVQKSAQHYTEAALDEITILKQIAEGDPDGSKSVVKLLDHFKHSGPNGQHVCMVFEYLGDNLLTLIKYTDYKGLPIHKVKELCFHVLVGLNYLHRQLSIIHTDLKPENILLCSMIDPSKDPRKSGAPLILPDNKDMKGRVTFNGNVNKNQKKKIRRKAKEAAQGFAGKKAIESSLNVKSSADFPNDQLVGLASVNRSSNTDAATASGKEHVGSKRGSGSRRRKTLESYDLKCKLVDFGNACWTYKQFTDNIQTRQYRCPEVILGSKYSTSADLWSFACICFELATGDVLFDPHSGDNFDRDEDHLALMMELLGTMPRKIALGGRYSREFFNRHGDLRHIRRLRFWPLDKVLVEKYEFSEQDAKDLADFLIPILDFVPETRPTAAQCLLHPWMNTGPNSLEPRAPDAQSKATDTVNSEQIKSVKERKEAMEVVMGNMAIN, encoded by the exons ATGGAGATACACGGTGAGGATCAGAGGTTAAAGGAAGAAGAGGAGGAGATGATTGAAGAGAGCAGTGATGATTGTACTTCTTCTTCAGAAGACGAAGGCACAGATGATTACAGGCGAGGAGGGTATCATGCCGTTCGCATAGGCGATGCTTTCAAAGGCGGCCGTTATGTTGTTCAGAGCAAGCTCGGTTGGGGCCATTTCTCCACTGTTTGGCTCGCTTGGGATACTCTCATGTCC CAATTTGTAGCATTGAAAGTACAAAAAAGTGCACAGCACTATACGGAGGCAGCATTGGATGAAATAACAATTCTAAAGCAGATCGCAGAAGGTGATCCAGACGGGAGTAAAAGTGTAGTGAAGTTACTGGATCATTTTAAGCACTCAGGTCCAAACGGCCAACATGTGTGTATGGTTTTTGAGTATTTGGGTGACAATCTCTTGACACTTATTAAATATACTGATTATAAAGGACTGCCTATTCACAAGGTTAAAGAACTTTGTTTCCATGTTCTAGTGGGTTTGAATTATTTACACCGACAGCTTTCTATCATACACACTGATTTGAAACCAGAGAACATTCTTCTCTGTTCCATGATTGATCCGTCTAAGGATCCGAGAAAATCAGGAGCCCCTCTTATTCTTCCTGATAATAAGGACATGAAGGGTCGTGTAACATTCAATGGGAATGTAAATAAGAACCAAAAGAAGAAGATCAGAAGAAAGGCCAAAGAAGCAGCTCAAGGTTTTGCAGGGAAGAAAGCTATTGAGTCGTCTCTCAATGTAAAATCAAGTGCAGATTTCCCAAATGATCAGCTTGTTGGTTTAGCCAGTGTTAATAGATCGTCTAATACTGATGCTGCAACAGCTAGTGGGAAAGAACATGTTGGTTCCAAGAGAGGCAGTGGTTCTAGAAGGAGGAAGACACTGGAGTCTTATGACCTAAAATGCAAATTGGTTGATTTTGGGAATGCTTGTTGGACATACAAACAGTTCACAGACAATATTCAGACGAGGCAGTATAGGTGTCCTGAAGTTATTCTTGGGTCTAAATATTCAACCTCAGCAGATCTTTGGTCCTTTGCTTGCATTTGTTTTGAGCTTGCCACTGGTGATGTGTTGTTTGATCCTCACAGTGGTGACAACTTCGATAGAGATGAG GACCACCTAGCACTAATGATGGAGCTTCTCGGAACAATGCCCCGAAAA ATTGCCTTGGGTGGGCGTTATTCACGTGAGTTCTTCAATAGGCATGGTGACTTGAGGCACATCAGACGGTTACGCTTTTGGCCCTTAGATAAGGTCCTTGTAGAGAAATACGAATTCAGTGAGCAAGATGCAAAGGATTTGGCTGATTTCCTGATCCCAATACTTGATTTTGTCCCAGAGACACGGCCAACTGCAGCTCAGTGCCTTCTTCATCCATGGATGAACACAGGTCCCAACAGTTTGGAACCTCGTGCGCCTGATGCACAGTCTAAAGCCACTGATACTGTAAACTCTGAGCAGATTAAGAGTGTGAAGGAAAGGAAAGAGGCTATGGAGGTTGTAATGGGGAATATGGCTATTAACTAG
- the LOC107766451 gene encoding uncharacterized protein LOC107766451 isoform X1, which translates to MEIHGEDQRLKEEEEEMIEESSDDCTSSSEDEGTDDYRRGGYHAVRIGDAFKGGRYVVQSKLGWGHFSTVWLAWDTLMSQFVALKVQKSAQHYTEAALDEITILKQIAEGDPDGSKSVVKLLDHFKHSGPNGQHVCMVFEYLGDNLLTLIKYTDYKGLPIHKVKELCFHVLVGLNYLHRQLSIIHTDLKPENILLCSMIDPSKDPRKSGAPLILPDNKDMKGRVTFNGNVNKNQKKKIRRKAKEAAQGFAGKKAIESSLNVKSSADFPNDQLVGLASVNRSSNTDAATASGKEHVGSKRGSGSRRRKTLESYDLKCKLVDFGNACWTYKQFTDNIQTRQYRCPEVILGSKYSTSADLWSFACICFELATGDVLFDPHSGDNFDRDEDHLALMMELLGTMPRKVRESTFNHFKVITLVCSHFINMLCPFQIALGGRYSREFFNRHGDLRHIRRLRFWPLDKVLVEKYEFSEQDAKDLADFLIPILDFVPETRPTAAQCLLHPWMNTGPNSLEPRAPDAQSKATDTVNSEQIKSVKERKEAMEVVMGNMAIN; encoded by the exons ATGGAGATACACGGTGAGGATCAGAGGTTAAAGGAAGAAGAGGAGGAGATGATTGAAGAGAGCAGTGATGATTGTACTTCTTCTTCAGAAGACGAAGGCACAGATGATTACAGGCGAGGAGGGTATCATGCCGTTCGCATAGGCGATGCTTTCAAAGGCGGCCGTTATGTTGTTCAGAGCAAGCTCGGTTGGGGCCATTTCTCCACTGTTTGGCTCGCTTGGGATACTCTCATGTCC CAATTTGTAGCATTGAAAGTACAAAAAAGTGCACAGCACTATACGGAGGCAGCATTGGATGAAATAACAATTCTAAAGCAGATCGCAGAAGGTGATCCAGACGGGAGTAAAAGTGTAGTGAAGTTACTGGATCATTTTAAGCACTCAGGTCCAAACGGCCAACATGTGTGTATGGTTTTTGAGTATTTGGGTGACAATCTCTTGACACTTATTAAATATACTGATTATAAAGGACTGCCTATTCACAAGGTTAAAGAACTTTGTTTCCATGTTCTAGTGGGTTTGAATTATTTACACCGACAGCTTTCTATCATACACACTGATTTGAAACCAGAGAACATTCTTCTCTGTTCCATGATTGATCCGTCTAAGGATCCGAGAAAATCAGGAGCCCCTCTTATTCTTCCTGATAATAAGGACATGAAGGGTCGTGTAACATTCAATGGGAATGTAAATAAGAACCAAAAGAAGAAGATCAGAAGAAAGGCCAAAGAAGCAGCTCAAGGTTTTGCAGGGAAGAAAGCTATTGAGTCGTCTCTCAATGTAAAATCAAGTGCAGATTTCCCAAATGATCAGCTTGTTGGTTTAGCCAGTGTTAATAGATCGTCTAATACTGATGCTGCAACAGCTAGTGGGAAAGAACATGTTGGTTCCAAGAGAGGCAGTGGTTCTAGAAGGAGGAAGACACTGGAGTCTTATGACCTAAAATGCAAATTGGTTGATTTTGGGAATGCTTGTTGGACATACAAACAGTTCACAGACAATATTCAGACGAGGCAGTATAGGTGTCCTGAAGTTATTCTTGGGTCTAAATATTCAACCTCAGCAGATCTTTGGTCCTTTGCTTGCATTTGTTTTGAGCTTGCCACTGGTGATGTGTTGTTTGATCCTCACAGTGGTGACAACTTCGATAGAGATGAG GACCACCTAGCACTAATGATGGAGCTTCTCGGAACAATGCCCCGAAAAGTAAGAGAAAGCACCTTTAACCACTTCAAAGTTATTACCCTTGTGTGCAGTCATTTTATCAACATGTTATGTCCTTTCCAGATTGCCTTGGGTGGGCGTTATTCACGTGAGTTCTTCAATAGGCATGGTGACTTGAGGCACATCAGACGGTTACGCTTTTGGCCCTTAGATAAGGTCCTTGTAGAGAAATACGAATTCAGTGAGCAAGATGCAAAGGATTTGGCTGATTTCCTGATCCCAATACTTGATTTTGTCCCAGAGACACGGCCAACTGCAGCTCAGTGCCTTCTTCATCCATGGATGAACACAGGTCCCAACAGTTTGGAACCTCGTGCGCCTGATGCACAGTCTAAAGCCACTGATACTGTAAACTCTGAGCAGATTAAGAGTGTGAAGGAAAGGAAAGAGGCTATGGAGGTTGTAATGGGGAATATGGCTATTAACTAG